A section of the Paenibacillus yonginensis genome encodes:
- the ltrA gene encoding group II intron reverse transcriptase/maturase, with protein sequence MKVTETGAKGSQLLTEDSLQKNSAEHEGYAGVHSPARITETDDTNATESKDRLLEKIVSRDNLNEAFKRVKANKGSHGIDGMGVDELLQYLRDNGETIKQLILGGKYRPNPVRRVEIPKENGKKRNLGIPTVVDRVIQQAIAQVLTPIYERQFSDNSYGFRPKRSAHHAMKRSQQYVQEGYRYVVDMDLEKYFDTVNQSKLIEVLSRTIKDGRVISLIHKYLRAGVVVKHKFEDTEIGVPQGGNLSPILSNIMLNELDKELEARGHRFVRYADDMLIFCRSRRSAERTLTKILPYIEKKLFLKVNREKTIVDDATKVKFLGFSFYQSKGETRVRIHPKSVSKMKAKVKELTSRSNGMGNTDRALKLRRYIMGWVNYFKLADMKQLLQTTDKWMRRRIRMVFWKQWKRVRTKLERLISLGIHEQKAWEYANTRKGYWRISNSPILSKSLGNNRLKNLGFLFFSDYYRQVTAHS encoded by the coding sequence ATGAAAGTTACCGAAACAGGAGCCAAGGGCAGCCAACTTCTAACGGAAGACTCTTTGCAAAAGAATAGTGCGGAACACGAAGGATATGCGGGAGTGCACAGTCCTGCGAGGATAACCGAAACCGACGACACCAACGCAACCGAGTCGAAGGACCGGTTGCTTGAGAAAATCGTTAGCAGGGACAACTTGAACGAAGCATTCAAGAGAGTCAAAGCGAACAAGGGATCGCACGGAATCGACGGGATGGGAGTAGATGAACTTCTACAATATCTCAGAGACAACGGCGAGACCATCAAGCAACTGATCTTGGGCGGCAAGTACCGCCCGAATCCCGTTCGAAGGGTAGAGATTCCCAAAGAGAACGGAAAGAAGAGAAACCTTGGCATCCCAACAGTGGTTGACCGAGTCATCCAGCAGGCAATCGCCCAAGTGCTTACGCCAATTTATGAGAGGCAGTTTTCAGACAACAGCTACGGATTCCGACCCAAACGGAGCGCACACCACGCGATGAAACGAAGCCAACAATACGTGCAAGAGGGATATCGTTACGTGGTGGATATGGACTTGGAGAAATACTTTGACACCGTCAACCAAAGCAAGCTTATCGAGGTGCTTTCAAGAACGATCAAAGACGGACGAGTGATCTCGCTCATCCATAAGTATCTCCGGGCGGGAGTCGTCGTGAAGCATAAGTTTGAGGACACGGAAATCGGCGTACCGCAGGGAGGGAACCTAAGTCCGATTCTCAGCAATATCATGCTGAATGAATTGGACAAGGAACTGGAAGCAAGAGGACATCGATTCGTGCGATACGCAGACGATATGCTCATATTCTGCCGGAGCAGGAGGAGTGCGGAGCGTACCCTGACGAAAATTCTCCCTTACATCGAGAAGAAGTTGTTTCTCAAGGTAAACCGGGAGAAAACGATTGTGGACGATGCGACAAAAGTTAAATTTCTTGGCTTCTCATTCTACCAGAGCAAAGGGGAAACGCGGGTCAGAATCCATCCCAAATCCGTATCCAAGATGAAAGCTAAAGTGAAAGAGCTAACGTCGAGAAGCAACGGAATGGGCAACACCGACCGGGCGCTGAAGCTTAGGCGTTACATCATGGGATGGGTAAATTATTTCAAGCTTGCTGACATGAAACAACTACTCCAAACCACTGATAAATGGATGAGAAGGCGTATCCGAATGGTCTTCTGGAAGCAATGGAAACGAGTGAGGACGAAACTCGAAAGGCTTATATCGCTCGGAATTCATGAACAGAAGGCGTGGGAATACGCAAACACAAGAAAGGGCTATTGGAGAATCTCCAATAGCCCAATCCTCTCGAAGTCCCTCGGTAACAATAGGCTGAAGAACCTCGGATTCCTTTTCTTTTCTGATTATTATCGACAAGTTACTGCGCATTCCTAA
- a CDS encoding exodeoxyribonuclease III, whose translation MRLVSWNVNGLRAAVSKGFQDYFNRVDADIFCVQETKLQAGQITMEHGEEYEQYWNYAVKKGYSGTAVFTRIKPLSVWYGLEEDSEAEGRTITLEFESFYLVNVYTPNAKRDLSRLTYRLEWEDRFRQYLQDLDSRKPVIVCGDLNVAHQEIDLKNAASNRGNSGFTDEERAKMTELLESGFVDTFRHFYPDATDVYSWWSYMMKVRERNIGWRIDYFLASERLLPLLRDAKIDTAILGSDHCPIILEMDDLT comes from the coding sequence ATGAGACTGGTATCATGGAACGTTAATGGTTTGAGGGCCGCTGTGAGCAAAGGGTTTCAGGATTATTTCAACCGCGTGGACGCCGATATTTTCTGCGTGCAGGAGACCAAACTCCAGGCCGGGCAAATTACGATGGAGCATGGGGAAGAATATGAGCAGTATTGGAATTATGCAGTGAAGAAAGGTTATTCAGGCACCGCAGTATTTACCCGGATCAAACCTTTGTCCGTCTGGTACGGCCTGGAGGAGGATTCAGAGGCCGAGGGGCGCACCATTACGCTGGAATTCGAATCTTTTTATCTCGTGAATGTCTATACGCCAAACGCAAAAAGAGATCTGTCTCGCCTGACTTACAGGCTGGAATGGGAGGATCGGTTCCGGCAGTATCTGCAGGACCTGGACAGCAGGAAGCCGGTTATCGTCTGCGGCGATCTGAATGTGGCCCACCAGGAGATTGATCTGAAAAATGCGGCGTCCAACCGCGGCAATTCCGGTTTCACAGATGAGGAGCGGGCCAAAATGACCGAGCTGCTCGAATCGGGATTCGTGGACACGTTCCGTCATTTCTACCCGGACGCCACAGACGTTTACAGCTGGTGGTCCTATATGATGAAGGTCAGGGAACGGAACATCGGCTGGCGCATCGATTATTTCCTGGCCTCGGAGAGGCTGCTGCCGCTGCTGCGCGATGCCAAGATCGACACGGCCATTCTGGGCAGCGATCACTGCCCGATTATTCTGGAGATGGATGATCTGACTTAA
- a CDS encoding sensor histidine kinase: MIGKFLRERLAWIWFIVLQQVLILFVAYVDAAIPFWPVAYIVFLSVLLLLMFLVYRYVKETRFYRSLQEWNTSLDKQGIQEPESPFERMVDESITQQTEWLRQTASRNQILLESEKDDLLAWIHEVKTPLTAMHLMIERMEDSKEKSNLTYEWLRVHLLLDQQLHSKRISFLENDLYIEKLDLKSLLVPEIRSLQSWCMQKGVGIELRLEAPEVYSDAKWLSFIFRQLLTNAIKYSDNNDITIVSRLQGGQVVAEVQDEGRGIEAQDLPRIFDKGFTSTTRHGDQASTGMGLYLSRRAAEALSIRLQADSAPGRGTRMILVFPSRNEFVDMISM; the protein is encoded by the coding sequence ATGATCGGTAAGTTCCTGCGCGAGCGCTTGGCCTGGATATGGTTTATTGTGCTCCAGCAGGTCCTCATCCTGTTTGTGGCTTATGTCGATGCGGCCATTCCTTTCTGGCCGGTGGCTTATATCGTGTTTCTGTCCGTGCTGCTCCTGCTCATGTTCCTTGTGTACAGATATGTCAAGGAAACCCGCTTCTACCGGAGTCTGCAGGAGTGGAACACCAGCCTGGACAAACAAGGCATCCAGGAGCCTGAAAGTCCGTTCGAGCGGATGGTTGACGAGAGCATCACGCAGCAGACGGAGTGGCTGCGCCAGACCGCTTCCCGCAATCAGATTCTGCTGGAGAGCGAGAAGGACGATCTGCTGGCCTGGATTCATGAGGTGAAGACGCCGCTGACCGCCATGCACCTCATGATTGAGCGGATGGAGGACTCGAAGGAGAAGTCCAATCTGACCTATGAATGGCTGCGCGTCCATCTGCTGCTCGATCAGCAGCTGCACAGCAAGCGGATCTCCTTTCTTGAAAATGACCTGTATATCGAGAAGCTTGACTTAAAGTCGCTGCTTGTCCCGGAAATCAGGTCCCTGCAGTCCTGGTGCATGCAGAAAGGGGTCGGGATTGAGCTTCGTTTGGAAGCTCCCGAGGTCTACAGCGATGCGAAATGGCTGTCCTTCATCTTCCGCCAGCTGCTGACCAATGCGATTAAATACAGCGACAACAACGACATTACAATCGTGAGCCGGCTGCAAGGCGGCCAGGTCGTGGCGGAGGTGCAGGATGAGGGACGCGGGATCGAAGCCCAGGATCTTCCCCGCATCTTCGACAAAGGGTTTACCTCGACGACCCGGCACGGGGACCAGGCGTCGACCGGGATGGGGCTTTACCTGTCGCGACGTGCGGCCGAGGCCTTGTCAATCCGCCTTCAAGCGGATTCCGCGCCGGGCCGAGGAACAAGGATGATCCTTGTTTTTCCGAGCAGGAATGAATTTGTGGATATGATAAGCATGTGA
- a CDS encoding MFS transporter has protein sequence MSHSSLLKGFNFFYFALLAIFIPFLPVYLDDQGLNPSQIGVIIGTGGVITIIAQPLWGMISDRTKTIRKVLIVLLILSALTGFGLYASSSYSLLVGLAMLTYFVLMPIDPLTESLNFRVSEAAGTSYGSIRTFGALGYGVMALLSGYFMTYLGAHSLAYLFAGLALVSLVLTISMPDAPVAGKPVTLKSLKAFLGSKETLLFLLLVFISSVPARMNDTFLGVYIKELGGSSSLVGQAWFLAAGSEIAVFALSFWWLRPGRELITISIAGAFYFVRFFVSAWVTDPHWLAYIQLLQLLTFPVFYSSAIQYLYRIVPAEWRATGQTVLALLFFGVSGIIASYAGGALYEAAGGQLLFLLISALSLAGMVFGWILYAVYGRRARFLKES, from the coding sequence ATGAGCCATTCATCTTTGCTTAAAGGCTTTAACTTTTTTTATTTCGCGCTGCTGGCGATTTTTATTCCGTTCTTGCCGGTATATCTGGATGACCAGGGGCTGAACCCGTCCCAGATCGGTGTTATCATCGGCACGGGAGGCGTCATTACGATTATCGCCCAGCCGCTGTGGGGCATGATCAGCGACCGGACCAAAACGATCCGCAAGGTGCTCATCGTCCTGCTGATTTTATCCGCCCTGACCGGATTCGGCCTGTATGCTTCAAGCTCCTACAGCCTGCTGGTCGGGCTGGCCATGCTGACTTATTTCGTGCTGATGCCGATCGACCCGCTGACGGAGAGCCTGAACTTCCGGGTTTCGGAGGCGGCTGGCACCAGCTACGGCTCTATCCGCACGTTCGGCGCGCTTGGATACGGCGTCATGGCACTGCTGTCCGGCTATTTTATGACTTATCTCGGCGCCCACAGCCTCGCTTATCTGTTCGCCGGCCTGGCCCTCGTCAGCCTGGTGCTCACCATCAGCATGCCCGACGCTCCGGTGGCAGGCAAGCCGGTAACGCTGAAGAGCCTTAAAGCCTTCCTCGGCAGCAAGGAGACGCTGCTGTTTCTGCTGCTGGTGTTTATCAGCTCGGTTCCAGCCCGTATGAATGACACGTTCCTCGGCGTTTATATCAAAGAGCTCGGCGGCAGCTCCAGCCTTGTCGGACAAGCCTGGTTCCTTGCCGCAGGCTCGGAAATCGCCGTGTTTGCCCTCAGCTTCTGGTGGCTGCGCCCCGGCCGCGAGCTGATTACCATTTCGATTGCCGGCGCGTTTTATTTCGTCCGGTTCTTCGTCAGCGCCTGGGTGACCGATCCGCATTGGCTGGCGTACATCCAGCTCCTGCAGCTGCTGACCTTCCCGGTCTTCTATTCGTCGGCGATTCAGTATTTGTACCGGATCGTGCCGGCCGAATGGCGGGCGACCGGACAGACGGTTTTGGCCCTGCTGTTCTTTGGCGTATCGGGCATCATAGCTTCTTATGCGGGCGGAGCTTTATATGAAGCCGCCGGCGGTCAGCTGCTGTTCCTGCTGATCTCCGCCTTGTCTTTGGCCGGCATGGTGTTCGGCTGGATTCTCTATGCCGTTTACGGCAGGAGAGCAAGATTTTTGAAAGAATCTTGA
- a CDS encoding response regulator transcription factor: MFRILLIEDDQTLFQEVKERLTQWSYEVRGINDFSQVLEEYTAMKPDLVLIDIQLPKFDGFHWCRMIRAHSNVPIIFLSSRDHPTDMVMAMQLGADDYVQKPFHFEVLVAKIQATLRRVYNYSSDTAATFKTWCGAAVDYEKNTVTNEIGVIELTRNEILILKQLIEHKNKVVSREHLIRSLWEDERFVSDNTLTVNLNRLRKKLEEIGLDQQIETKVGLGYMAVEEAVP, from the coding sequence TTGTTTAGAATCTTATTGATTGAAGACGATCAAACCTTATTCCAGGAGGTCAAGGAGCGGCTGACCCAGTGGTCTTATGAAGTCCGCGGAATAAACGATTTCAGCCAGGTGCTGGAGGAATATACGGCAATGAAGCCGGATCTTGTGCTGATCGATATCCAGCTGCCCAAATTTGACGGCTTTCATTGGTGCCGGATGATCCGGGCCCATTCCAATGTGCCGATCATCTTCCTGTCCTCGCGGGATCATCCAACGGACATGGTTATGGCTATGCAGCTTGGGGCGGACGACTACGTCCAGAAGCCGTTCCATTTCGAGGTGCTGGTGGCCAAGATTCAGGCCACCTTGCGCAGGGTCTACAACTACAGCAGCGATACGGCTGCAACGTTTAAAACCTGGTGCGGCGCGGCGGTGGATTACGAGAAAAATACCGTCACAAATGAAATCGGCGTCATTGAGCTGACCCGGAATGAGATTCTGATCCTGAAGCAGCTGATCGAACATAAAAACAAGGTGGTCAGCCGGGAGCACCTGATTCGCAGCCTATGGGAGGATGAACGGTTCGTCAGCGATAATACGCTAACCGTCAATTTGAACCGGCTGCGAAAGAAACTGGAGGAGATCGGGCTGGATCAGCAGATTGAAACCAAGGTCGGCCTCGGTTACATGGCTGTGGAAGAGGCTGTCCCATGA
- a CDS encoding S-layer homology domain-containing protein has translation MVKSIQSAKSKKRKFAAGFTALCLTISLGSQVFAADAGFSDLNGVNGQDKILSLQEKGLLKGTGHDEFRPDASLTNAEAVQMIANGLSVIAAAQSAEAAEKGIFINVVDTAWYAQAFLDASNKGLEIDSTVVPSQSMTREQYTAYLVQVVEKWANLPMVNLVPKDIADEADLNPVYQGAVQRALAWNITTLDDNGKFNPKGSVTRAEAAVMLYNMLEFVNSHPFSAPASAGE, from the coding sequence ATGGTAAAATCTATACAATCGGCAAAATCGAAGAAACGTAAATTTGCGGCTGGTTTCACAGCCCTTTGCTTGACCATATCCCTTGGTAGCCAAGTGTTTGCTGCTGATGCAGGCTTCAGCGACCTAAACGGCGTAAATGGCCAGGACAAAATCCTTTCCCTTCAGGAAAAAGGCCTGCTTAAAGGAACGGGCCATGACGAATTCCGTCCGGACGCCAGCCTGACCAATGCCGAAGCGGTGCAAATGATCGCTAACGGTCTGTCGGTGATCGCGGCCGCTCAATCGGCGGAAGCCGCAGAGAAAGGCATATTCATCAACGTGGTGGATACCGCCTGGTATGCGCAGGCTTTCCTTGATGCTTCGAATAAAGGCCTGGAGATCGACAGCACCGTTGTTCCTTCCCAGTCGATGACCCGTGAGCAGTATACGGCTTATCTGGTGCAGGTGGTTGAGAAATGGGCCAACCTGCCGATGGTGAATCTCGTGCCAAAAGACATCGCCGATGAAGCAGACTTGAATCCGGTTTACCAAGGCGCAGTGCAGAGGGCTTTGGCCTGGAACATCACTACGCTTGACGACAACGGCAAATTCAATCCTAAAGGCAGCGTAACCCGCGCCGAAGCGGCAGTTATGCTGTACAATATGCTTGAATTCGTGAATAGTCATCCATTTTCTGCTCCGGCTTCTGCCGGCGAGTAA
- a CDS encoding aminopeptidase, with protein MKDFEVMLNKYAELVVKVGVNIQPGQILLVNAPLETVDFTRLIVAKAYEAGAKFVQVDWEDEQVTRIRYEKAPDESFGYYPKWQADTMEQLAESGGAVLHIKVPNPELFKGIDSSKVAKQVKAAAVVREKYQSYVRSNKVVWSLIKAPTRDWANKVFADLPEEERVPAMWEAVFKMNRVQADNDPIQAWKEHIAALKETQNRMNTKRYKALHYRAPGTDLRVELPEGHLWLGGGDHAESGTYFVANMPTEEIYTMPKRTGVNGTVVSTMPLNLNGRLVEGIKLTFKDGKVVDYDAESGREHLTSLLETDEGASYLGEVALVPHLSPISEMNRIFYNTGIDENASCHFALGSCYPVNIEGGTKLSKEELQAKGGNVSLTHVDFMIGSAQLEIDGELEDGSVEAVFRAGNWA; from the coding sequence ATGAAAGATTTTGAAGTTATGCTGAACAAATATGCAGAGCTGGTTGTCAAGGTTGGCGTCAACATTCAGCCCGGACAAATTCTGCTGGTGAACGCGCCGCTGGAAACGGTGGATTTTACGCGTTTGATCGTTGCTAAAGCTTATGAAGCCGGAGCGAAATTCGTCCAGGTGGATTGGGAGGACGAGCAGGTGACACGCATCCGCTATGAGAAAGCGCCTGACGAATCGTTTGGCTATTATCCGAAATGGCAGGCGGACACGATGGAGCAGCTGGCTGAAAGCGGCGGGGCCGTCCTACATATCAAGGTTCCGAATCCGGAGCTGTTCAAAGGTATAGATTCGTCCAAGGTGGCGAAACAAGTAAAAGCCGCCGCGGTAGTGCGCGAGAAATATCAATCTTACGTGCGCAGCAACAAGGTTGTCTGGTCTCTGATCAAAGCCCCGACCCGCGACTGGGCCAATAAAGTCTTTGCTGACCTTCCGGAAGAGGAACGGGTGCCTGCGATGTGGGAGGCCGTATTCAAGATGAACCGGGTGCAGGCGGACAACGATCCGATCCAGGCCTGGAAAGAACATATCGCTGCGCTTAAAGAAACGCAGAACCGCATGAACACGAAACGTTACAAAGCGCTGCACTACCGCGCGCCGGGCACCGATCTGCGGGTCGAGCTGCCTGAAGGCCATCTTTGGCTTGGCGGCGGCGATCACGCCGAATCCGGCACTTATTTTGTGGCCAATATGCCAACTGAAGAAATTTATACGATGCCCAAGCGCACCGGCGTGAACGGCACGGTTGTCAGCACGATGCCGCTGAACCTGAACGGCCGGCTGGTAGAAGGCATCAAACTGACGTTCAAGGACGGCAAGGTAGTGGACTATGATGCGGAGTCCGGACGCGAGCATCTCACTTCCCTGCTGGAGACCGATGAAGGCGCGTCTTATCTGGGCGAGGTGGCGCTGGTACCCCATCTGTCGCCGATTTCCGAGATGAACCGCATATTCTACAACACCGGCATTGATGAAAATGCTTCCTGCCATTTCGCTTTGGGCAGCTGCTATCCGGTCAATATCGAAGGCGGCACCAAGCTGAGCAAGGAGGAGCTGCAGGCGAAGGGCGGCAACGTCAGCCTCACGCATGTCGATTTCATGATCGGCTCCGCGCAGCTGGAAATTGACGGCGAGCTGGAGGACGGCAGCGTGGAAGCCGTGTTCCGCGCCGGAAACTGGGCTTAA
- a CDS encoding FtsX-like permease family protein yields the protein MNINHLIWRNLRKNLKNYYLYVFALIFSSALYFSFVTLQYDPSMDETKGSIKGGAALGAASVLLVAIVAIFLLYANSIFIKRRSKEIGLFQLIGLTKQRIFRILSAENLMLYFGSLVVGILVGFSFSRLMLMILFKIIGIETEAAMNFSSQALGQTLLVFCGIYLLIMLMNYTFILRQSILSLFRVRSSTETKVSKLSFWEIVMGLLGIGFILAGYYVSSKLFGGDFVSMFQLFGAMLFILAAVIIGTYLFYKGSVSFIFKSIRKSKGGYLDITDVLSLSSIMFRMKSSALMLTIITTVSALAIGLLSLSYISYYSAEKSAADSVPLDFAITQNEDADMLDRALTEQGIGFSTKKVDVIHVPADLSQIQDGGASALISSGGETIGLAVIGDQSVEKLDLAADEAVFTGGNDLLQKFLPLKDSGDIKLLSGGTDVPLRYLGLRSEHIISSQYSYGTMPTLVVDEVLFERLKASSEDVFHYTGVKITDPAKLDQANEIYHNLYDQMKGDPLSRQELVERQKLSMGLVMFIVGFLGLTFLITSGCILYFKQTGESEEEKDSYTILRKLGFTRGDLQKGIRVKQVFNFGIPLVVGLCHSYFAVQSGWFLFGTEVWTPMLIVMALYTVLYSIFGILSVQHYKKVIKQAL from the coding sequence ATGAATATTAATCATCTGATCTGGCGCAATCTGCGCAAAAATCTCAAAAACTATTATCTCTACGTATTTGCGCTCATTTTCAGCTCGGCGCTGTATTTCTCTTTCGTCACCCTGCAGTATGACCCGTCTATGGACGAAACGAAAGGTTCCATCAAAGGGGGAGCAGCCCTGGGTGCCGCCTCCGTGCTGTTGGTGGCAATCGTGGCGATTTTTCTGCTGTACGCGAACAGTATTTTTATCAAACGCCGCAGCAAGGAGATCGGTTTGTTTCAATTGATCGGTCTGACGAAGCAGCGGATCTTCCGCATTCTCAGCGCCGAGAATCTCATGCTGTACTTCGGTTCGCTGGTTGTGGGCATTCTGGTCGGCTTCTCGTTCTCCCGACTGATGCTGATGATTTTGTTCAAAATTATCGGGATAGAAACGGAAGCGGCGATGAACTTTTCCAGTCAGGCTTTGGGACAGACCCTGCTTGTCTTCTGCGGCATCTACCTTCTGATTATGCTGATGAACTACACGTTTATTCTACGGCAGAGCATTTTGTCGCTGTTCAGGGTCCGTTCTTCGACCGAGACCAAGGTAAGCAAGCTGTCCTTCTGGGAAATCGTAATGGGACTGCTTGGCATCGGTTTTATTCTTGCAGGATATTATGTCTCCTCCAAGCTGTTCGGAGGGGATTTCGTCTCGATGTTTCAACTGTTTGGAGCAATGCTGTTCATCTTGGCAGCCGTCATTATCGGCACTTATTTGTTTTATAAGGGGTCTGTCAGCTTTATTTTTAAATCGATCCGCAAGAGCAAGGGCGGTTATCTGGACATTACGGATGTGCTCTCCCTGTCGTCGATCATGTTCCGCATGAAATCAAGCGCGCTGATGCTGACGATTATTACAACCGTTTCGGCGCTGGCGATCGGGCTACTGTCGTTGTCTTATATTTCGTATTATTCCGCGGAGAAATCGGCCGCCGATTCGGTACCGCTTGATTTTGCAATTACCCAAAACGAAGATGCCGACATGCTCGACAGGGCTTTGACTGAACAAGGGATCGGTTTCTCGACGAAAAAGGTAGACGTGATCCACGTTCCTGCCGATCTCAGTCAAATTCAGGACGGCGGCGCAAGCGCGCTGATTTCGAGCGGCGGTGAAACCATCGGCCTGGCCGTGATCGGGGATCAATCGGTTGAAAAGCTGGATCTGGCTGCGGATGAAGCGGTCTTCACCGGGGGGAATGATCTGCTTCAGAAATTTTTGCCGCTTAAGGATTCAGGCGATATTAAGCTGCTTTCCGGCGGCACGGACGTTCCGCTAAGGTATCTGGGTTTGCGTTCCGAGCACATCATTTCTTCGCAGTATTCGTACGGCACGATGCCTACGCTGGTTGTGGATGAAGTTTTGTTTGAACGGCTGAAGGCCAGTAGTGAAGATGTCTTTCATTACACGGGGGTCAAAATTACCGATCCTGCCAAACTGGACCAGGCCAACGAGATTTACCACAATCTCTATGATCAGATGAAGGGGGATCCGCTTTCGAGGCAGGAACTGGTAGAGCGGCAGAAGTTGAGCATGGGCCTCGTCATGTTTATCGTTGGCTTCCTCGGCTTGACCTTTCTCATTACCTCGGGCTGCATTCTGTATTTCAAACAGACCGGAGAAAGTGAAGAGGAGAAGGACAGCTATACCATTTTGCGCAAGCTCGGGTTTACACGCGGAGATCTGCAGAAGGGCATAAGGGTGAAGCAGGTGTTCAACTTCGGCATTCCGCTTGTCGTGGGCCTTTGCCACAGCTATTTTGCCGTCCAGTCCGGATGGTTCCTGTTCGGCACCGAGGTCTGGACCCCGATGCTGATCGTCATGGCGCTTTATACCGTGCTTTATTCGATCTTTGGCATTTTGTCCGTTCAGCATTATAAGAAGGTGATTAAACAGGCGCTTTAA
- a CDS encoding ABC transporter ATP-binding protein — protein MSILEARKIHKIYGSKLNSQEVLKGIDITIEEGEFVSIMGPSGSGKTTLLNVLSSIDKLSHGSIRINEAEMTNMKEKQLAEFRKRHLGFIFQDYNLLDTLTVKENILLPLSISKTPKKEASERFKSVAAELGILELADKYPNEISGGQKQRTSAARAFIHEPSIIFADEPTGALDSKSASDLLNKLSELNRSRRSTIVMVTHDPVAASYCSRVIFIKDGQVYTQLNRGAQDRQVFFQDIMKTQGVLGGVQHEY, from the coding sequence ATGAGTATATTGGAAGCTCGCAAGATCCATAAAATCTACGGCAGCAAGCTGAACAGCCAGGAAGTGCTGAAGGGAATCGATATAACGATCGAAGAAGGGGAATTCGTCAGCATTATGGGACCGTCGGGTTCCGGCAAAACCACTTTGCTGAATGTGCTGTCGTCCATCGACAAGCTGAGTCACGGCTCGATCCGCATTAACGAAGCGGAGATGACGAACATGAAGGAGAAGCAGCTGGCCGAATTCCGCAAGCGGCATCTCGGTTTTATCTTTCAGGACTACAACCTGCTGGATACGCTGACAGTCAAAGAAAATATCCTGCTGCCGCTCTCGATTTCGAAGACGCCAAAAAAGGAAGCGAGCGAACGGTTTAAGTCCGTTGCCGCAGAGCTTGGCATTTTGGAGCTGGCGGACAAATACCCGAACGAAATTTCGGGCGGACAGAAGCAGCGCACCTCGGCGGCCCGGGCGTTTATCCATGAGCCGAGCATTATTTTTGCCGATGAGCCGACAGGCGCCTTGGATTCGAAATCAGCCTCCGACCTGCTGAACAAGCTGAGCGAGCTGAACCGCAGCCGCCGGTCGACGATCGTTATGGTTACGCATGATCCGGTAGCCGCAAGCTACTGCAGCCGGGTGATTTTTATCAAGGACGGACAAGTTTATACCCAGCTGAACCGCGGGGCTCAGGACCGGCAGGTGTTCTTCCAGGATATTATGAAAACGCAGGGCGTGCTGGGCGGGGTGCAGCATGAATATTAA